One part of the Campylobacter sp. RM16189 genome encodes these proteins:
- a CDS encoding phosphoribosyltransferase family protein, translating to MFENQLDAAKKLLEILPKKELVQNEYLLICSSIDSVILVDVIARELKLSYEMLFTERVFAPNNPECEIAMVSEADDIVLHDELIKSFNISYDFIYGEAQRKYEEKILKNVYKYRKGNLIKNLKDRNILLIDEGCETGFTALTCLKTLIKERVKSVTYATPSIAVDVANALAPLVDNIFAVHKIVNFIDVDFYYKNKIEPKPEVILSILEESPFYIPLQKQGDIK from the coding sequence ATGTTTGAAAATCAGCTTGATGCCGCAAAAAAGTTACTTGAAATTTTACCTAAAAAAGAGCTTGTTCAAAATGAATATCTACTCATCTGCTCCTCTATTGATTCGGTAATTTTGGTAGATGTTATCGCAAGGGAGCTAAAGCTAAGCTATGAGATGCTTTTTACCGAGAGGGTTTTTGCTCCAAATAATCCTGAATGTGAAATTGCCATGGTTAGTGAAGCTGATGATATAGTTCTTCATGATGAGCTCATAAAATCATTTAATATAAGCTATGATTTTATATACGGAGAGGCTCAGAGAAAATATGAAGAAAAAATTTTAAAAAATGTTTATAAATACAGAAAGGGAAATTTAATTAAGAATTTAAAAGATAGAAATATTTTGCTTATTGATGAGGGTTGCGAGACAGGTTTTACGGCGCTTACATGTCTTAAAACTCTGATTAAAGAGAGAGTAAAATCAGTTACTTACGCTACTCCTTCTATAGCAGTAGATGTTGCAAATGCACTTGCGCCGCTTGTGGATAATATTTTTGCAGTTCACAAAATAGTAAATTTTATAGATGTGGATTTTTATTATAAAAATAAGATCGAGCCAAAACCAGAGGTAATCCTCTCTATACTTGAGGAGAGCCCGTTTTATATACCATTACAAAAACAAGGAGATATCAAATAG
- a CDS encoding sodium-dependent transporter, which yields MSDKFSKIGFILSIVGAAIGLGNAWKFPYMVGSNGGSAFVLLYLVFAVIVGLSIFFAEMAMGKISNSDPANAFKNLASSNSKFWGFAGIMMITGVFIASFYTLIIGWVMRYAVLSLGSLPSQISDSAQNFTKFISSDIVGQILYFTIALFAYFIILAKGVKRGIERINLWLLPAFSILLILMLIYSMQMSGFGEAAKFLLVPDFSKITGEAVFMALGLAFFTMCVGIGAIITYSISLDDKTNLFTSSLYVVILNIVFSVVIGLIVFTFVFEFNEQPSQGVGLAFISLPTLFAKLGAIGNLLSFAFFTALVFAGLTSAISMVEPLIFYITKEFKISRSKAIFIVGASVYILGVLCALSNIENFKDHLTFFGKGFFDILDYISSNIMLPLGGIVIAIFVGFFMKKESLSALFVPYMGVAIFEIWYFLLRFVAPSCVVAIMIKQIVG from the coding sequence ATGAGTGATAAATTTTCTAAAATAGGTTTTATCCTATCTATAGTAGGTGCTGCTATAGGGCTTGGTAATGCTTGGAAATTTCCGTATATGGTAGGAAGCAACGGAGGCTCCGCCTTTGTGCTTTTGTATCTTGTTTTTGCCGTTATAGTGGGGCTTAGCATATTTTTTGCAGAGATGGCTATGGGTAAAATTTCAAATTCGGATCCAGCAAATGCATTTAAAAATTTAGCCTCGTCAAATTCCAAATTTTGGGGATTTGCCGGAATAATGATGATAACTGGTGTATTTATAGCTTCGTTTTATACACTCATTATAGGTTGGGTTATGAGATATGCCGTTTTGTCTTTAGGTTCTTTGCCTTCTCAGATAAGTGACTCAGCTCAAAATTTTACTAAATTTATATCAAGCGATATTGTAGGTCAAATTTTATATTTTACTATAGCGCTTTTTGCATATTTTATAATCCTTGCAAAGGGTGTAAAAAGAGGGATAGAGCGTATAAATTTATGGTTGTTACCTGCCTTTTCTATTCTTTTAATATTGATGCTAATTTACTCAATGCAGATGAGCGGATTTGGCGAAGCTGCTAAATTTTTATTAGTGCCTGATTTTTCAAAGATTACTGGTGAAGCCGTATTTATGGCGCTTGGACTTGCATTTTTTACAATGTGCGTGGGAATTGGCGCGATAATTACCTATTCAATCAGCCTTGATGATAAGACAAATTTGTTTACATCATCACTATATGTAGTTATTCTAAACATTGTATTTAGCGTTGTTATAGGACTTATCGTATTTACATTTGTATTTGAGTTTAACGAGCAGCCAAGTCAAGGTGTTGGACTTGCTTTTATCTCGCTTCCTACGCTTTTTGCTAAGCTTGGAGCCATCGGAAATTTACTAAGCTTTGCGTTTTTTACAGCCCTTGTTTTTGCGGGACTTACATCTGCTATCTCTATGGTGGAGCCTTTGATATTTTATATAACAAAAGAGTTTAAAATTTCTCGTTCTAAAGCCATTTTTATAGTGGGGGCGAGCGTATATATTTTAGGAGTTCTTTGCGCTTTATCAAATATAGAAAATTTTAAAGATCATCTAACTTTCTTTGGCAAAGGGTTTTTTGACATATTAGACTATATAAGCTCAAATATTATGCTGCCACTTGGAGGTATAGTTATAGCGATTTTTGTTGGATTTTTTATGAAAAAAGAGAGCTTGAGTGCGCTATTTGTACCATATATGGGAGTTGCTATTTTTGAAATTTGGTATTTTTTACTTAGATTTGTTGCGCCAAGTTGTGTTGTGGCGATTATGATTAAGCAGATTGTGGGGTAG
- a CDS encoding universal stress protein translates to MQCKKLFFPIGAGDDVKERMYGALLIAKHFDTYVEILASQLDPSVVYNMKMALRGGVLYEEFLKAAHNELKMEHNQNEEIFKKLCVELDIEISDKPTGRASANFITKSGKRSVLVEQESKFCDMVIAAVPLDGKITGTFEAAVLKSGKTAITIPRNLKKFSTDNILVSWNGSIQNSRALSSSIELLKKAKRVHCITCRTSLSDESVEESLKKLEKYLSIHEIKATFEIVTTTAVPGEALLKSAKDGNFDLIVAGRHGENGFLEIFLGGTSRYFLKNTTIPVFM, encoded by the coding sequence GTGCAGTGCAAGAAGTTATTTTTCCCAATAGGTGCAGGAGATGATGTAAAAGAACGTATGTATGGTGCTTTGCTTATAGCCAAGCATTTTGATACTTATGTAGAAATTTTGGCTTCTCAGCTTGATCCAAGTGTTGTATATAATATGAAAATGGCTCTTAGGGGCGGCGTTTTATATGAGGAGTTTTTAAAAGCTGCTCATAATGAGCTTAAGATGGAACATAATCAAAATGAAGAGATCTTTAAAAAGCTTTGCGTGGAGCTTGATATTGAAATAAGCGATAAGCCAACCGGCAGAGCGAGTGCAAATTTTATTACAAAGAGCGGAAAAAGAAGCGTTTTAGTAGAGCAAGAGTCTAAATTTTGCGATATGGTTATAGCCGCTGTACCGCTTGATGGTAAGATAACCGGTACGTTTGAAGCAGCCGTACTAAAGAGTGGAAAAACAGCGATCACAATACCAAGAAATTTAAAGAAATTTAGCACGGATAATATTTTAGTTAGCTGGAATGGCTCTATCCAAAATTCTCGTGCTCTCTCAAGCTCGATAGAGCTTTTAAAGAAGGCTAAGAGGGTTCATTGTATCACTTGCAGAACAAGTCTTAGCGATGAGTCTGTTGAAGAGAGTCTAAAAAAGCTTGAAAAGTATCTAAGCATCCATGAAATCAAAGCTACCTTTGAGATAGTAACCACTACGGCAGTGCCTGGAGAGGCTCTTTTAAAGAGTGCAAAGGATGGAAATTTCGATCTTATAGTAGCCGGAAGACATGGTGAAAACGGATTTTTGGAGATATTCTTAGGCGGTACATCCAGATACTTTCTTAAAAACACTACAATTCCTGTATTTATGTAA
- a CDS encoding TRAP transporter small permease subunit, producing the protein MFFNKLANIIGYICMFVMLLMIVDVFFNVVARYFFKYGNVGLQELEWHFFAIIIMLGMSYALKEDVHVRVDVFYEGFSPKTKALINMLGVIFFILPIALLVSWLSFDYVVEAYESGEGSSDPGGLPYRWIIKAFIPLSFYLLIFFSIGYFIKHLNLYIAAKKRG; encoded by the coding sequence ATGTTTTTTAATAAATTAGCTAATATCATCGGGTATATTTGTATGTTTGTTATGCTATTAATGATAGTTGATGTGTTTTTCAATGTCGTTGCAAGATATTTTTTTAAATACGGAAACGTTGGACTTCAAGAGCTTGAGTGGCACTTTTTTGCGATTATTATTATGCTTGGCATGAGCTATGCTCTAAAAGAGGATGTACATGTAAGAGTTGATGTTTTTTATGAGGGATTTAGTCCTAAAACAAAGGCCTTAATCAATATGCTAGGTGTTATATTTTTTATACTTCCTATTGCGCTTTTGGTTTCTTGGCTCTCATTTGATTATGTTGTAGAGGCTTATGAGTCTGGCGAAGGAAGTAGCGATCCCGGTGGGCTTCCTTATAGATGGATTATTAAGGCGTTTATTCCTTTATCATTCTATCTTTTGATATTTTTTAGTATAGGATATTTTATAAAACATCTAAATTTATATATAGCAGCTAAGAAAAGAGGGTAA
- a CDS encoding sodium-dependent transporter, which translates to MQDKFSKIGFVLAMAGSAVGLGNAWKFPTMVGNNGGSAFIVLYLVLTFGIAFVAFLAELSIGKLGETDPVHSFEKLAPKYKKQWSMAGFFMIGGVLIASFYLLVIGWILKYIFLSFSSLPSTTDEAGAAFGNLITNDFVSSALCFSVVFFIVFYVVSKGIKSGIEKLNVWMMPSLFILLLIMLAYSLTMGDGFFKAAEFLFVPDFSKITPDIVLQALGLAFFSLSMGVCTVPTYAASLPDGTNLVKSTLSIIFINILVGIMMGLVVFTFVFAYSGDTTQGGPGLIFVSLATLFAKLGVVGNILAVAFFTSLLFAGITSAVSMIEPFTFYLINKLKISRKRALVYIAIFVYSLGIICILSFYEPTSFKLLGKPFFDILDYLTSNIIMPVGAITFSIFVGFVLKKEGIYILFSGFMSKTMFEIWYFLLRFVIPVAVLAIMIYQILK; encoded by the coding sequence GTGCAAGATAAATTCTCAAAAATAGGCTTTGTATTAGCGATGGCAGGATCTGCCGTAGGTCTTGGAAATGCTTGGAAATTTCCTACAATGGTTGGCAATAACGGCGGTTCAGCCTTTATAGTCCTTTATCTGGTTTTGACTTTTGGTATAGCCTTTGTTGCATTTTTGGCAGAGCTTAGCATAGGAAAGCTTGGCGAAACCGATCCTGTGCACTCTTTTGAAAAGCTTGCCCCTAAATATAAAAAACAGTGGTCTATGGCTGGATTTTTTATGATAGGCGGAGTGCTTATAGCGTCTTTTTATCTGCTTGTCATAGGGTGGATTTTAAAATATATATTTTTGAGCTTTTCAAGTCTTCCATCTACTACCGATGAGGCTGGTGCGGCATTTGGAAATCTTATAACCAATGATTTTGTAAGCTCGGCCCTGTGCTTTAGCGTAGTATTTTTTATCGTATTTTATGTGGTCTCAAAAGGTATAAAAAGCGGCATAGAGAAGCTAAACGTATGGATGATGCCATCGCTTTTTATTTTGCTTTTAATCATGCTTGCCTACTCTCTTACTATGGGCGATGGATTTTTTAAGGCTGCTGAGTTTTTATTTGTGCCGGATTTTAGTAAAATCACTCCAGATATTGTTCTTCAGGCATTAGGACTTGCATTTTTCTCCCTTTCTATGGGTGTTTGTACTGTGCCTACATATGCTGCTAGCTTGCCAGATGGAACAAATTTGGTCAAGTCAACACTATCTATCATTTTTATTAATATCTTAGTCGGTATCATGATGGGCCTTGTAGTATTTACTTTTGTTTTTGCATATAGCGGTGATACTACTCAAGGAGGACCAGGACTAATATTTGTCTCTCTTGCCACGCTTTTTGCTAAACTTGGAGTTGTAGGCAATATTCTTGCTGTCGCATTTTTTACATCGCTTCTTTTTGCAGGTATTACAAGTGCGGTTTCCATGATAGAGCCTTTTACATTTTATCTTATAAATAAGCTTAAAATTTCTCGTAAAAGAGCCTTGGTATATATAGCCATCTTTGTATATAGCTTAGGAATTATTTGCATACTTTCATTTTATGAGCCGACATCATTTAAGCTGCTTGGAAAACCATTTTTTGATATATTAGATTATTTAACTTCAAATATTATAATGCCAGTAGGTGCAATTACATTTAGTATATTTGTGGGTTTTGTGCTCAAAAAAGAGGGTATATACATATTATTTAGCGGTTTTATGAGTAAAACCATGTTTGAGATATGGTATTTCTTGCTACGATTTGTAATACCTGTTGCTGTTTTGGCCATTATGATATATCAAATTCTAAAATAA
- a CDS encoding TRAP transporter large permease subunit yields MTGIVMFVAALLMLGIGFSVAFTFGAVAVLFGLIGGMVESFGDGGGFIGGLEVFKEMFAFMPYRIFSIMENKILIAVPLFVFMGIVLQKTKLAERLLESMAFLFGEIRGGVAISTVLVGALLAASTGVVGASVVAMGVMSLPVMLKYKYNKSLACGIICASGTLGQIIPPSIVLIILGDVFSVPVGDLFKGAVAPGLALVGIYVAYILIVSYLHRDYAPAVVAESEIPKSRQILNALKAILPPLVLVLLVLGSIFNGVATPTESSAFGCVGAVVLSIFYKTFSFKMLKETLEETVKTTAIVFTILVGATAFSMVFSYTGGDEIVEEVMSNLPGEKWGFILLTMIVIFALGFFIDFVEISYIVLPILVPIVANLGINPLYFAIIVAMNLQTSFLTPPFGFSLFYLKGVAPSSIKTTDIYRGVIPFIILQILVLAAFVVILL; encoded by the coding sequence ATGACCGGTATAGTTATGTTTGTAGCTGCTCTTTTGATGCTTGGTATAGGCTTTTCTGTCGCTTTTACATTTGGAGCTGTTGCGGTTCTTTTTGGTCTTATTGGTGGCATGGTTGAGAGCTTTGGAGATGGTGGCGGCTTTATTGGCGGACTTGAAGTTTTTAAAGAGATGTTTGCTTTTATGCCATATAGAATTTTCTCAATCATGGAGAATAAAATTCTCATCGCCGTTCCACTATTTGTGTTTATGGGTATTGTTTTACAAAAGACAAAGCTTGCTGAGCGTTTGCTTGAATCAATGGCGTTTTTGTTTGGTGAAATTCGCGGTGGTGTGGCTATAAGCACTGTTTTAGTAGGAGCTTTGCTTGCCGCATCAACCGGTGTTGTAGGAGCAAGCGTGGTTGCTATGGGTGTAATGAGCCTTCCTGTAATGCTTAAATATAAATACAATAAATCTTTAGCCTGTGGAATCATATGCGCATCAGGAACTCTTGGGCAAATCATTCCTCCGTCTATAGTGCTTATAATTTTAGGCGATGTGTTTTCCGTGCCTGTGGGCGATCTTTTTAAAGGCGCAGTAGCCCCGGGACTAGCTCTTGTAGGTATTTATGTAGCTTATATTCTTATAGTCTCTTATTTGCATAGAGATTACGCTCCAGCAGTTGTCGCAGAGAGTGAAATTCCTAAAAGTAGGCAAATTTTAAACGCACTTAAAGCCATTTTGCCTCCACTTGTGCTTGTTTTGCTTGTTTTAGGCTCCATATTTAACGGCGTTGCGACACCTACTGAAAGCTCAGCGTTTGGTTGTGTAGGAGCTGTGGTATTGTCTATTTTTTACAAGACATTTTCATTTAAGATGTTAAAAGAAACTCTTGAAGAGACTGTGAAAACTACGGCTATAGTATTTACCATTCTTGTAGGTGCGACCGCTTTTTCAATGGTCTTTAGCTATACAGGAGGAGATGAGATAGTAGAAGAGGTGATGTCAAATTTACCTGGTGAAAAATGGGGCTTTATACTACTAACTATGATTGTAATTTTTGCTCTTGGATTTTTTATAGATTTCGTTGAGATATCATATATAGTTTTGCCTATTTTAGTGCCGATAGTTGCAAATTTGGGTATCAATCCTCTATATTTTGCCATTATTGTGGCTATGAATTTACAGACTTCGTTTTTGACTCCGCCATTTGGATTTAGCCTATTTTATCTAAAGGGAGTGGCGCCATCGTCTATAAAAACTACAGATATTTATAGGGGGGTTATACCGTTTATAATTTTGCAGATTTTGGTTTTGGCGGCATTTGTAGTCATACTTTTATAA
- a CDS encoding F0F1 ATP synthase subunit C, protein MKKFLFLMAAFASFAFAADGGEMLKSYTVLAAAIVLGIAAFGGAIAMGNTASATITGTARNPSIGSKLMTTMFVALAMIEAQVIYALVICLILLYANPML, encoded by the coding sequence ATGAAAAAGTTTCTTTTTCTAATGGCGGCATTTGCTTCTTTCGCATTTGCGGCAGATGGTGGCGAAATGCTAAAATCTTACACAGTTCTTGCTGCGGCTATAGTTCTAGGTATAGCAGCTTTTGGTGGCGCTATAGCTATGGGAAATACAGCTTCTGCAACAATTACAGGAACAGCTAGAAACCCTAGCATCGGAAGCAAACTTATGACAACAATGTTCGTTGCTCTTGCGATGATCGAAGCACAAGTTATCTATGCTCTTGTTATTTGTTTGATCCTTCTTTACGCAAACCCAATGTTATAA
- a CDS encoding polyribonucleotide nucleotidyltransferase — protein MQYSIEVNNQVEIYDINKVAKQASGAVLLRVKNTVVLATVAREDSQVEEDFLPLTVQYIEKTYAAGKIPGGYVKRETKPGDFETLTARIIDRSLRPLFPKGYAYPTQIVVMVLSADPEVDLQVVSLNAASVALYLSDIPVSQPVCGVRVGYIDNKFVINPSNSELKTSALDLYVAGVKDELLMIEMRSIAQAKSEAVPMMAIDPMMDPNINDGIILQQDMNEFSEDLMLEAIAEAGKAILRASNAYEEAFLAHKKEDAQLELKPEIENESIAIYLDEFYKKEVKFAINQMAKSERASELGKIAKQIFADDVAQKEGWSEDVIMNVLGKFKKKIVREQIINEKTRADGRGLKDVRPISIETNILPNAHGSCLFTRGQTQALVVATLGTDSDAQMYDMLTEKSAVVDKFMFNYNFPGFSVGEASPLKAPGRRELGHGNLAKRALSPSIDINSPYTIRLVSEILESNGSSSMASVCGGSLALRAAGVNSAKLVAGVAMGLIFEGDKHAVLTDIMGLEDHDGDMDFKVAGSKDGITALQMDIKLGGISLEVLKEALEQAKEGRLHILNLMEKADEEIAVNEEILPKLELFSVDPGKIVDIIGQAGKTIKEIIEKFEVSIDLDREKGEVKIAGAQKTKVDAAKDYIIQIVSKDGSKNGFGGGKRRDNRDKERSKPTFNIGDEFEGEVKKVVDFGAFVGLKDGVDGLLHISKISTPLKEGDVVKVRVSEQKGHKISLVLAE, from the coding sequence ATGCAGTATTCAATAGAAGTAAATAATCAAGTTGAAATTTATGATATAAATAAGGTTGCAAAACAGGCCAGTGGAGCCGTTTTGCTAAGAGTTAAAAACACTGTCGTTTTGGCCACTGTCGCTCGTGAAGATTCACAAGTGGAGGAGGACTTTTTGCCTCTAACGGTTCAGTATATAGAAAAGACCTATGCTGCAGGGAAAATTCCCGGCGGATATGTTAAAAGAGAGACAAAACCTGGTGATTTTGAGACTCTAACGGCACGTATTATAGATCGCTCTTTAAGGCCGCTGTTTCCAAAGGGCTATGCGTATCCTACGCAAATTGTGGTAATGGTATTATCTGCCGATCCGGAGGTGGATTTGCAAGTGGTCTCCTTAAATGCAGCCTCAGTAGCGCTATATCTTAGTGATATTCCTGTAAGTCAACCGGTTTGTGGCGTAAGAGTGGGATATATAGATAATAAATTTGTTATAAATCCTAGTAATAGCGAACTAAAAACAAGTGCGCTTGATCTTTATGTGGCCGGTGTTAAAGATGAGCTTTTGATGATAGAGATGAGAAGTATCGCTCAAGCAAAGAGTGAAGCGGTACCTATGATGGCGATTGATCCTATGATGGATCCAAATATAAATGACGGAATAATATTGCAGCAAGATATGAACGAGTTTAGCGAAGATTTGATGCTAGAGGCAATAGCTGAAGCAGGTAAGGCCATACTTAGAGCATCTAACGCATACGAAGAGGCGTTTTTGGCCCATAAAAAAGAGGACGCACAGCTTGAGCTAAAACCTGAAATCGAGAATGAAAGCATTGCTATTTATCTTGATGAGTTTTATAAAAAAGAGGTAAAATTTGCGATCAATCAAATGGCAAAAAGCGAAAGAGCTAGTGAGCTTGGAAAGATAGCTAAGCAAATTTTTGCCGATGATGTGGCTCAAAAAGAGGGCTGGAGTGAGGATGTGATAATGAATGTCCTTGGCAAATTTAAGAAAAAGATAGTTAGAGAGCAGATTATCAACGAGAAAACAAGGGCTGACGGCAGAGGGCTTAAAGACGTGCGTCCAATCTCTATTGAGACAAATATATTGCCAAATGCTCACGGAAGTTGTCTGTTTACAAGAGGTCAGACCCAAGCTCTTGTGGTGGCGACTCTTGGAACTGATAGTGATGCGCAAATGTATGATATGCTAACTGAAAAATCGGCTGTTGTTGATAAATTTATGTTTAACTATAACTTCCCTGGATTTAGCGTCGGTGAAGCCAGTCCTCTAAAAGCGCCTGGTAGACGCGAACTAGGGCACGGAAATTTAGCTAAACGTGCTTTATCTCCTAGTATAGATATCAATTCCCCTTATACTATTCGCTTAGTTTCTGAGATTTTAGAATCCAATGGCTCAAGTTCTATGGCTAGCGTTTGCGGTGGTTCATTAGCACTTCGCGCCGCAGGTGTAAATAGTGCAAAACTTGTTGCCGGCGTGGCTATGGGACTTATATTTGAAGGTGATAAACATGCCGTTTTGACCGATATAATGGGTCTTGAGGATCATGACGGAGATATGGACTTTAAGGTTGCGGGTAGCAAAGATGGCATAACCGCACTTCAGATGGACATAAAGCTTGGCGGAATTAGTCTGGAAGTGCTAAAAGAAGCTCTTGAGCAAGCTAAAGAAGGCAGGCTTCATATCTTAAATTTGATGGAGAAAGCAGATGAAGAGATTGCTGTAAATGAAGAAATTTTACCTAAGCTTGAGTTATTTAGCGTAGATCCTGGCAAGATAGTTGATATTATCGGTCAGGCTGGAAAAACTATAAAAGAGATTATAGAGAAGTTTGAGGTATCAATAGATCTTGATAGAGAAAAGGGTGAGGTAAAAATCGCAGGAGCTCAAAAGACAAAGGTTGATGCGGCAAAAGATTATATTATCCAAATAGTCTCAAAAGATGGCTCTAAAAATGGCTTTGGTGGTGGAAAGAGAAGAGATAACAGAGATAAAGAGAGGTCAAAACCTACATTTAATATTGGCGATGAATTTGAAGGAGAAGTCAAAAAAGTAGTCGATTTTGGCGCCTTTGTGGGATTAAAGGATGGAGTTGATGGACTGCTTCATATTTCTAAAATCTCTACACCTCTAAAAGAGGGCGATGTGGTGAAGGTAAGGGTAAGTGAGCAAAAAGGGCATAAAATTTCCCTTGTTTTAGCTGAGTAA
- a CDS encoding DUF4139 domain-containing protein produces the protein MKEIALTSALMICAMADESLLEVYKNQSFLHQNFTNQKSSFSVNLPENINANDVDISASCELRSIILKEPKLIKNKIYEQYEADVKKLSLLNNKLVALDEKFKFITITNPIKVSNVENVKSDSDKFYDAVLQNLNEQTSLKEEIKELNKKINAYNLKKIKKADLDFECDPKFVKISYPVKLSINTQNKVLADTTKSKIYIEQNLVVKNPLSIDINNLTIVLYPFYYSSNLTPPRFNPWYEGKPEPERSSARMMQESVAMMPLDSSSKRAYSSDIESQNIQNTLANVWKISRVNLKADEESVFNYDKQNLDAKFEIIIDGYSGSNAYIKANFIPLKNIEYALTAFKIDGVSVGKASNFKAEPNSESHLYFGKNDLINVKKEKNKDFTKESFFGAKSKILEVYNYEIKNNSNSAWNVTLIDRLPVSTHESVSVSTKNNPKESEISKKGEISWKFYLNPSESKNIEFSYELTKPSK, from the coding sequence ATGAAAGAAATTGCTCTTACCTCAGCGCTTATGATTTGCGCAATGGCTGATGAAAGCTTGCTTGAAGTATATAAAAATCAAAGCTTCTTACATCAAAATTTTACAAATCAAAAAAGCTCTTTTAGTGTAAATTTACCGGAAAATATCAACGCAAACGATGTTGATATCTCTGCTTCGTGCGAGCTAAGAAGCATTATCTTAAAAGAGCCCAAACTCATTAAAAATAAGATTTACGAGCAGTATGAGGCAGATGTTAAAAAGCTTTCTTTGCTTAATAATAAGCTTGTTGCGCTTGATGAGAAATTTAAATTTATCACTATTACAAATCCTATCAAGGTGTCAAATGTCGAGAATGTAAAATCAGATAGCGATAAATTTTATGATGCGGTTTTGCAAAATTTAAACGAACAAACATCTCTAAAAGAGGAGATTAAAGAGCTAAATAAGAAGATAAATGCTTATAATCTAAAAAAAATTAAAAAGGCCGATCTTGACTTTGAGTGTGACCCTAAGTTTGTTAAAATTTCATATCCTGTAAAGCTTAGCATTAATACACAAAACAAAGTTTTAGCGGATACTACAAAATCAAAAATTTATATAGAGCAAAATTTGGTGGTCAAAAATCCTTTAAGTATCGATATAAACAATCTAACCATCGTTCTTTATCCATTTTATTACTCTTCAAACTTGACTCCGCCTAGATTTAATCCTTGGTATGAGGGCAAGCCTGAACCCGAAAGAAGCTCTGCTAGGATGATGCAAGAATCCGTTGCCATGATGCCTTTGGATTCAAGTAGTAAGCGCGCATACAGTAGTGATATAGAGAGTCAAAATATACAAAACACTCTTGCCAATGTTTGGAAAATTTCAAGAGTAAATTTAAAGGCTGACGAGGAGAGTGTATTTAACTACGATAAGCAAAATCTAGACGCTAAATTTGAGATTATTATAGATGGATATAGCGGCTCAAATGCCTATATAAAAGCAAATTTTATTCCGTTGAAAAATATAGAATATGCTCTTACTGCATTTAAGATAGACGGCGTAAGTGTTGGCAAGGCTTCAAATTTTAAGGCTGAACCAAATAGCGAGAGTCATCTCTACTTTGGCAAGAATGATCTAATAAATGTGAAAAAAGAGAAAAATAAAGATTTTACTAAAGAGTCGTTTTTTGGAGCGAAGAGTAAAATTTTAGAGGTCTATAATTACGAGATTAAAAATAACTCAAATTCTGCATGGAACGTAACTTTGATAGATAGACTTCCTGTGTCTACACATGAAAGTGTAAGCGTATCAACCAAAAACAATCCAAAAGAGAGTGAGATATCAAAAAAAGGTGAGATAAGCTGGAAATTTTACCTAAATCCAAGTGAGAGTAAGAATATAGAATTTTCATATGAACTAACTAAGCCTAGCAAGTAA